Proteins from a genomic interval of Colias croceus chromosome 2, ilColCroc2.1:
- the LOC123705641 gene encoding uncharacterized protein LOC123705641 — MEERQCVMCRRSVYRQRRHVLHEDIPQRDPQMAAYIREHAVIHVEFNNVYSTCHRCWQRLTNDVPRIEEVHPNEAVQPNAAIQPQERTLEVDDFMRAPNRADRCIFNNCHNETRLRIPMSIKIHMLCEHNLYIPGEARACRQHLESNNWNDLINNCRTYHDFNAAQFTDICNIFKNAASRGTRFDFDSMTELDNEDLFFWVGFNYEQFNIILNQTPSLANQSRPRTVLGVYLTKLRTGESNERLASLFGMSRRTLERKLKIARECIEAEFTPLHLGFDHITRNNILERNLLIPKHIFGNSENSKAIVICDGTYIYIEKSSNFLFQRLSYSLHKYENLLKPFMIVSTDGYILDVLGPYAATTSDATIMQDIMRDENSAWHWIFQQNDVILVDRGFRDSLASIEEWGYEVHIPPTKDRNETQLTTDQANKSRTITISRWVVEAMNGKIKQCFRLLRQTYINRALPHMFVDFKIGASLLNAFRPVFENHRLASDIINIIDEKINNPNRLFDYVELKNLNRQRRDFVRMEANLPFLNDFPRLTEECIVLHALGTYHIKLAKSYVAEHFRDGVYLIELYREESLDDLNRCNILQTNVWLLRIKIQSRHVRSRTYNTYILIDRDQIGRNAIVEHYCTCLTGRRTVGSCAHIVSVLWFLGLGRHEPFIAPAEHLLDVIVDDNH, encoded by the coding sequence gttGAATTCAATAACGTCTATTCAACGTGTCATAGATGCTGGCAACGATTAACTAATGATGTTCCAAGGATTGAAGAAGTACATCCCAATGAAGCAGTGCAGCCTAATGCAGCTATACAACCTCAGGAACGAACTTTAGAAGTAGATGATTTTATGAGAGCTCCAAACAGAGCAGAtcgttgtatttttaataactgtcATAACGAAACACGGTTACGAATTCCTATgtctataaaaatacacatgTTATGTGAACATAATTTGTATATACCTGGAGAAGCTAGAGCGTGTCGACAGCACCTTGAAAGCAATAACTGGaatgatttaattaacaaCTGTCGCACATATCACGATTTTAATGCTGCTCAGTTTACagatatttgtaatatttttaaaaacgctGCTTCGCGTGGTACAAGATTCGATTTTGATTCAATGACTGAATTAGACAACGAAGACTTGTTTTTTTGGGTAGGATTTAATTACGaacaatttaacattattttaaatcaaacaccCTCACTCGCAAATCAAAGTCGTCCCCGGACAGTACTTGGagtatatttaacaaaacttCGCACAGGTGAAAGTAATGAACGATTGGCATCATTGTTTGGTATGTCTCGTCGAACTCTAgaaagaaaattgaaaatcGCTAGAGAATGTATAGAGGCAGAATTTACCCCTTTACATCTAGGGTTTGACCATATCACAAGGAATAATATCTTAGAGAGGAATTTGTTGATACCAAAACACATATTCGGTAACAGTGAAAACAGCAAAGCAATAGTTATTTGCGAtggtacttatatttatatagaaaaaagttctaattttttgtttcaaagatTGTCTTACAGCTTGCATAAGTATGAGAATTTACTAAAACCCTTTATGATTGTCAGCACTGATGGCTACATTTTGGATGTCCTAGGTCCGTATGCCGCCACTACATCTGATGCAACAATCATGCAAGACATTATGCGTGATGAAAATAGTGCTTGGCATTGGATTTTTCAACAAAACGACGTTATTTTGGTTGATCGGGGTTTTAGGGATAGCTTAGCTAGTATTGAAGAGTGGGGTTATGAGGTACACATACCACCCACAAAAGACAGAAACGAAACCCAATTAACAACGGACCAAGCCAATAAATCGCGAACGATTACCATTAGCCGCTGGGTAGTGGAAGCCATGAAtggcaaaataaaacagtgttTTAGACTGCTGCGACAAACATATATTAATAGAGCTCTTCCCCACATGTTTGTAGATTTCAAAATTGGTGCTAGCCTTTTAAATGCTTTTCGCCCAGTTTTTGAAAACCATCGACTAGCTTCagatataataaacattattgatgaaaaaataaacaacccGAATCGTTTATTCGATTACGTCGAACTTAAAAATCTGAATCGACAACGTCGAGACTTTGTAAGAATGGAAGCAAATCTACCATTCCTAAATGATTTTCCACGTTTAACAGAGGAATGTATAGTGCTTCACGCTTTGGGAACTTATCATATAAAACTGGCAAAATCGTATGTCGCAGAACATTTCCGCGATggtgtttatttaattgaattatataGAGAGGAGTCATTAGATGATTTAAACAGATGTAATATTCTGCAAACTAATGTGTGGTTGCTTCGAATTAAAATACAGTCGCGGCATGTCAGATCGCGCACATATAACACTTACATTTTGATCGATAGAGACCAAATCGGTAGAAATGCGATAGTTGAGCATTACTGTACTTGCTTAACAGGCAGAAGAACAGTAGGAAGTTGTGCCCACATAGTTTCAGTTTTGTGGTTTTTGGGGTTAGGACGGCACGAGCCTTTCATTGCACCCGCAGAACATTTATTAGATGTTATAGTTGATGATAACcattga
- the LOC123700114 gene encoding uncharacterized protein LOC123700114, whose amino-acid sequence MEERKRLTLDKKENKTAKLLHQPDGKIFRSELYQNKSGVHLPMAEFIHRGYCSLKVTKDYMQTAVNAFAILLYGDLDDISRLPSDYVLQSARTISMMKIAREKLAAMWNVVKGDQETSEISYETLAKYRPLFRYVNGKEMSKLNLSDVRILSYIGTHSHLDRHQVGLVASRYITLNPKWSEPRYLNLMNNLLCGVPMTFMRRVPENTFLQLSHQVFYHIHACDPLQRRFYLALMMRTQVLGKSYSWSANDVARLGLLLAEVSGHHLSSINPKAMSGITSKVMLEMLPQNLQHLSEAQLKYIGQKPLNILARKLKDYQDQLQIYGNSGGVLLAEYFYFIIPHSVVLLNKV is encoded by the exons ATGGAAGAAAGAAAACGACTCACTTTAGATAAGAAAGAGAACAAAACGGCAAAGCTATTGCATCAGCCTGATGGAAAAATTTTCAG gaGTGAATTGTACCAGAATAAAAGTGGAGTGCATCTACCGATGGCAGAGTTCATACATCGTGGGTATTGTAGCCTGAAAGTAACAAAAGATTATATGCAAACAGCGGTGAATGCATTTGCCATACTGTTGTATGGAGATTTAGATGATATATCCCGATTGCCTTCTGATTACGTACTTCAATCT GCTCGAACTATATCCATGATGAAAATAGCTCGCGAGAAACTCGCAGCCATGTGGAATGTTGTCAAAGGAGATCAAGAGACAAGTGAGATTTCGTACGAGACCCTGGCTAAGTATCGTCCATTATTCAGATATGTTAATGGAAAAGAAATGTCGAAGCTGAATTTGAGTGACGTGCGAATCCTCTCTTACATTGGAACTCACTCGCACTTGGATAGACATCAG GTCGGGTTGGTGGCTAGCAGatatataactttaaatcCGAAGTGGTCGGAGCCTAGATATTTAAACTTAATGAACAATTTACTATGCGGCGTGCCTATGACATTCATGAGAAGGGTGCCTGAAAATACCTTCTTACAGCTTTCACACCAG GTATTTTATCATATTCATGCCTGCGATCCGTTACAAAGACGATTCTATCTCGCTCTGATGATGAGAACACAA GTGTTAGGAAAGTCGTATAGCTGGAGTGCTAACGATGTAGCTCGCCTGGGACTTTTATTAGCAGAGGTTTCAGGGCATCATCTTAGTTCTATCAACCCAAAAGCTATGTCTGGCATCACTTCTAAA gtCATGCTTGAAATGTTACCTCAAAATTTGCAACATTTATCGGAGGCACAGCTTAAGTATATTGGACAAAAACCACTCAACATATTGGCAAGGAAATTAAAAGATTATCAAGATCAATTACAGATTTATGGTAACAGTGGAGGTGTTCTTTTAGCggagtatttttattttattataccgCATTCTGTAgtcttattaaataaagtataa
- the LOC123700124 gene encoding uncharacterized protein LOC123700124: MASTSSSDGNEDECLCGEFNNNPTPWAMHPLVYYTQMPYHRNTRSRERKKRNPNCFVKAFRWYTQERNPCQKTNSTTTNTPDIGGFATWLNDKYTEFLQESRVARMKYTLQQTSTVEIDKVSNNFNASDSCSAKKFRAIKSPRKRHRKLTNSKDNGDILLRSNKSFEFILRPKNLSRAASETKCPRQGSCCTNSTETTTDKKRKTKSHSLTSILVEKEVYSIPYDAMHSDKVVSK, encoded by the exons ATGGCTTCAACATCTTCAAGTGATGGTAATGAAGACGAATGTTTATGTGGAGAATTCAACAACAATCCTACTCCTTGGGCCATGCATCCTTTGGTTTATTATACGCAAATG CCGTACCATCGAAATACGAGAAGTAGGGAAAGAAAAAAACGTAATCCTAATTGCTTTGTAAAAGCTTTTAGATGGTACACTCAG GAGCGTAATCCGTGTCAAAAAACAAactcaacaacaacaaatacACCAGATATCGGAGGATTCGCGACGTGGCTCAATGACAAATATACAGAATTTCTGCAAGAAAGTCGAGTCGCCCGCATGAAATATACCCTCCAGCAAACTTCTACGGTTGAAATCGACAAAGTTTCTAATAA ttttaatgcCTCCGACTCTTGTTCAGCAAAGAAGTTTCGAGCTATAAAAAG TCCGCGGAAAAGACATCGTAAGCTTACAAACAGCAAAGACAATGGAGATATTCTCTTGAG ATCTAACAAAAGCTTTGAATTTATCCTGCGGCCCAAAAATCTTTCACGCGCTGCTTCCGAAACCAAGTGTCCAAG acaaGGGTCATGTTGCACGAATTCTACAGAAACAACAACggacaaaaaaagaaaaacaaaatctcACAGTTTAACTAGTATTTTGGTTGAAAAAGAAGTGTATTCAATTCCATATGATGCTATGCATTCTGATAAagttgtaagtaaataa
- the LOC123703856 gene encoding alpha/beta-gliadin A-IV-like, with translation MRVVIILSVVAAIAAEAPYHLPQPGPQAPSFNLPAPQPAPVFARPQPQPAPQFIQQAQSNNGYNYQQPNIGPAFVQQQPAPRPVFVQQPQVLPQPAPQPIFISQPRPQPQPLPQPQTSYGVPQLPQIYNPPQQVYHQPQPLPIVQQPQISYPQPLPSYQQPISYPQHSYQQPQPLPSYSYQQPAPQPIRPLPQPLPIISQPQPQQQQSGYSYQQPSAPAPIIPFQSQSSQSAVSSYQADLNQYNNAQVSQNNGPVNSYQADLSQYNSPQQQQTHREALDEHVVSQVQNIIRDNEHSTARDKGYLSLVSGVSLGNAQPSIEISSFVQNSRLPTSSISSQSSSSQLISSPSGPSAPSSDYGVPSVSQSSSSGSSFAFLPQNKPATSYGVPN, from the exons ATGAGAGTG gtaatAATATTGTCAGTGGTCGCGGCCATTGCTGCCGAAGCACCTTACCACCTCCCACAACCAGGTCCCCAAGCGCCATCTTTTAATTTACCGGCGCCACAACCTGCACCCGTCTTCGCAAGGCCACAACCCCAACCGGCCCCGCAATTCATTCAACAAGCACAGTCAAACAATGGCTACAATTATCAGCAACCGAACATAGGACCGGCTTTCGTTCAACAGCAGCCCGCGCCAAGACCAGTATTTGTGCAACAACCTCAAGTATTACCCCAACCAGCTCCTCAACCCATTTTCATCTCGCAACCTCGGCCACAACCCCAGCCACTTCCACAACCCCAAACATCGTACGGAGTCCCACAATTACCGCAAATCTATAACCCACCTCAGCAAGTTTACCATCAACCACAACCACTCCCAATCGTACAACAGCCACAAATCTCTTACCCACAGCCTCTCCCAAGCTACCAACAACCAATCTCTTATCCACAACATTCATACCAACAACCTCAACCACTTCCATCCTACAGCTACCAGCAGCCAGCACCACAGCCAATTCGTCCTTTGCCTCAACCTCTCCCAATTATCTCCCAACCTCAGCCGCAGCAACAGCAATCCGGTTACTCTTATCAACAACCATCTGCTCCCGCACCCATTATTCCCTTCCAGTCACAGTCCAGTCAATCTGCTGTGTCCAGCTACCAAGCGGATTTGAACCAATACAACAACGCTCAAGTATCCCAAAACAATGGACCGGTAAACAGCTATCAGGCTGATCTATCCCAGTACAACAGCCCACAGCAGCAACAAACACACAGAGAAGCTCTCGACGAACATGTAGTTAGCCAAGTTCAGAATATCATTAGGGATAACGAACATTCAACGGCGAGAGACAAGGGTTATTTGTCTTTGGTATCAGGAGTGAGTCTAGGAAATGCTCAGCCTAGCATAGAAATCTCATCCTTTGTACAAAACTCTCGTTTACCAACTTCCTCCATATCTAGTCAGAGTTCATCATCGCAGCTCATTTCATCGCCATCAGGCCCCTCAGCCCCCTCATCTGATTATGGAGTGCCATCAGTAAGTCAATCGAGCAGCTCTGGAAGTAGTTTTGCATTTTTACCACAAAACAAACCAGCTACTTCTTACGGAGTACCTAACTAA